A genomic region of Runella rosea contains the following coding sequences:
- a CDS encoding RNA polymerase sigma factor translates to MVKLPDNQSTFSDLQLWIQLKNGSELALGKLIKKYFNPLQNYGYKFIRDEDFVKDCVQEVFIEVWQRRDRLSTPDSVRAYLLSSVRKRVLREGFRQQIIKEDEPIDLENNWHFVELPHERLMIEEEHEAQLKHKIGALLNQLPKRQREAIYLQFYQDLEREEIAQIMDIHPQSVSNLLQTAFKLFRQNWQVIYALLGIFDLFIF, encoded by the coding sequence ATGGTGAAACTCCCCGACAACCAATCGACCTTTTCTGATCTTCAGCTCTGGATTCAGTTGAAGAACGGAAGTGAGTTGGCCTTGGGTAAACTCATCAAAAAATACTTCAACCCTTTACAAAACTACGGGTACAAGTTTATCCGCGACGAAGATTTTGTGAAGGATTGTGTTCAGGAAGTTTTTATTGAGGTATGGCAGCGCCGCGACCGCCTCAGTACGCCCGACAGTGTGCGGGCCTACCTGTTGAGTTCGGTTCGGAAGCGGGTGCTACGCGAAGGGTTTCGTCAGCAAATTATCAAAGAGGACGAACCCATCGACCTCGAAAACAATTGGCATTTTGTTGAACTTCCGCACGAACGATTGATGATTGAAGAAGAGCATGAAGCCCAGCTCAAACACAAGATAGGAGCGCTGCTCAACCAACTCCCTAAACGCCAGCGAGAAGCCATCTATTTGCAGTTTTATCAGGATTTGGAGCGCGAAGAAATCGCTCAAATCATGGATATTCACCCGCAGTCAGTCTCTAATTTATTGCAAACGGCGTTTAAGTTATTCCGCCAAAATTGGCAGGTAATTTATGCTTTGCTGGGGATATTTGATTTGTTTATTTTTTAA
- a CDS encoding FecR family protein, translated as MNTLYRNYRFEDFARDERFRRWVLDNEPESSRYWNDWIDQNPDCTETIQLAKAFLLALENDETTFEQDELEQITQRIVALPEKPVVAFWKNTAFRLAASILLVMGVGFGLYKYLSTPSLPVAEVEDSFLPQLTHNYLENTNQTNIPQKISFEDGSTVTLYPKSSLRYPTPFNASRREVYLNGKAFFDIAKNPQKPFWVYTHHISTQVLGTSFMVNSFADAQEAKVEVKTGKVSVYTRKDLEKAKETQQNVMAGVVLTPNQQAAFSKNEERLFKSIVEAPEAVVEAPKQEFIFEETPVSQVFKFVEKMYGISVIYDAKTMESCFLTANLSDESLFDKLDLICKITHSTYEMVDAQIIIHSRGCK; from the coding sequence ATGAATACTTTGTATCGCAACTACCGATTCGAAGATTTTGCCCGCGATGAGCGCTTTCGTCGGTGGGTTCTTGACAACGAACCAGAAAGCTCCCGTTATTGGAATGATTGGATAGACCAAAATCCCGACTGTACTGAAACAATACAGTTGGCAAAGGCCTTTTTGTTGGCGCTTGAAAACGACGAAACCACCTTCGAGCAAGATGAGCTGGAACAGATTACCCAACGTATAGTAGCCCTCCCCGAAAAACCCGTGGTAGCATTCTGGAAAAACACCGCCTTTCGTCTGGCCGCTTCCATCCTTCTGGTGATGGGGGTAGGATTTGGGTTGTACAAATATCTAAGCACGCCTTCTCTTCCCGTCGCGGAGGTTGAAGATTCATTTCTCCCACAACTTACCCACAACTACTTAGAAAACACCAACCAAACTAATATTCCGCAAAAAATCAGCTTCGAAGATGGCAGCACCGTTACGTTGTATCCTAAGAGCAGCCTACGTTATCCCACCCCCTTCAACGCCTCTCGAAGAGAAGTGTATTTGAACGGAAAAGCGTTTTTTGACATTGCCAAAAATCCACAAAAACCCTTCTGGGTCTATACACATCATATCTCAACGCAGGTATTGGGAACGAGTTTCATGGTCAATTCTTTTGCGGATGCCCAAGAAGCAAAAGTGGAAGTAAAAACGGGCAAAGTATCGGTTTACACTCGTAAAGACCTCGAAAAAGCCAAAGAAACCCAGCAAAACGTGATGGCGGGCGTAGTGCTGACGCCCAACCAACAGGCTGCATTCTCAAAAAATGAAGAGCGTCTCTTCAAATCAATCGTAGAAGCCCCCGAAGCAGTGGTTGAAGCCCCCAAACAAGAATTCATTTTTGAAGAAACTCCTGTATCTCAAGTATTTAAATTTGTAGAAAAGATGTACGGCATTTCGGTTATTTATGACGCAAAGACCATGGAATCCTGCTTTCTGACGGCCAATCTCTCCGACGAATCACTGTTTGACAAGCTTGATTTAATTTGTAAAATTACCCATTCAACTTACGAAATGGTTGACGCTCAAATCATTATCCATAGTCGAGGCTGCAAATAG
- a CDS encoding TonB-dependent receptor, with protein sequence MRISFTQMIIAILCMSASYAHDAMGQEMLDQKVTLKLSNEDLKSTLGALERTTNVRFIYNPKEIKANQKININAQNEKLKSVLEQVLTPLNISFEAKGKQIALFKKAVGFIETPLQTPSLLQNQSIDRNVTGKVTDEKGEALVGVTVQVRGTTRGATSDAQGTFRISVVDDKSVLVFSYIGYAKQEITVGNQTNFNISLVVDDKSLEEVVVVGYGTQKKVNLTGAVSTVDSKMIQNRPSSNLANALQGTTPGLIVTRVTGQPGNESLNLQIRGATTANGDVPPLVILDGVTVPSSTLLNMNPNDVESMSVLKDAAAAAIYGAQAAGGVILVTTKKGKAGKVTFDYLGQYGTEWAINVPERLSLLDEANLVNLGQLNAGAGPEYNAFDLEQIRNNVPYVVNPADTNNYLFYNQEPLTDQLLRKYTSMRTHNITARGGTDKFNFMVSGGYYEKQGVFKVGPDNNKRYNLRVNLGTQLTKHLSLDTRIAYTLEQTRQSSSGADGGGLLYQVYRLRTRTPFFTPEGRYNGAGSAASAYAELESGGYNNLDKNFFDGTFTLKAAEIVKGLTLRAVAGTQFRPQNRNTFFRTVPLWGRNSISRYINQVNSYRVTRDLTKNLNLQFLADYNFKIGDKHSFSVLGGYQWEDSRFESVFTQANNLVSNDLPTLSLGDDATKSNSETIRTYAFQSIFGRFNYNFSDKYLFEVTVRQDESSKLAPGLRTQIFPAASVGWNVHREAWFANSLRFISELKLRGSWGRLGGALGSTLGFYDYLNQLSRSSNLVLGDARASYIGQTFIPSAALSWETIETTNGGIDLGFFQNRLQANFDYYVKFNRNMLTPQQLPATIGIATPRKNNGELKSWGWELDLRYRDRIGKDFNYNVSFNLSDNQNKLINFSGRRVINAGFNSLIEGYPINTLWGYQTAGYFTSADEVKASPFQDNRTGPGDVKYIDRNGDNRLTVGKGNVEDFGDLVYLGTDQPRLLFGSTLGFDWKGFDFMVFFQGVGKRRFRPNTESIAPRLVTWKQPLAIHADYWTPENPDALYPRPFTGATHNYVASDKWILDGKYMRLKNFQVGYTLPSTLTKRVKIERARFFFSGQDLFTISGLGAFQGYYDPETRNGVENDYPFFATASVGLNVSF encoded by the coding sequence ATGAGAATTTCCTTCACACAGATGATTATTGCCATTCTGTGCATGAGTGCCTCTTATGCGCACGACGCGATGGGTCAGGAAATGCTTGACCAAAAAGTAACCCTTAAACTTTCCAACGAGGATCTGAAAAGTACATTGGGTGCCCTTGAACGCACCACCAACGTACGGTTCATCTACAATCCTAAGGAAATCAAGGCCAATCAAAAAATTAACATTAACGCCCAAAACGAAAAACTGAAGTCAGTGCTTGAGCAAGTGCTGACGCCGCTCAACATCAGTTTTGAGGCCAAAGGCAAACAAATTGCCCTTTTCAAAAAAGCGGTGGGGTTTATCGAAACACCCCTCCAAACCCCAAGTCTGCTGCAAAATCAGTCTATTGACCGGAATGTAACCGGTAAAGTGACCGACGAGAAAGGTGAGGCATTGGTCGGGGTAACGGTACAAGTGAGAGGAACCACCCGGGGAGCTACGTCAGACGCGCAGGGAACCTTCCGTATTTCGGTAGTGGATGATAAATCGGTGCTGGTATTTTCGTACATCGGCTATGCCAAACAAGAAATTACGGTGGGCAATCAGACCAATTTCAACATCAGTTTGGTGGTAGATGATAAAAGCCTCGAAGAGGTCGTGGTGGTAGGATACGGAACCCAAAAGAAGGTCAATCTGACGGGGGCTGTCTCGACCGTAGATTCAAAAATGATTCAAAACCGCCCCAGTAGCAACTTAGCCAACGCCCTTCAAGGAACGACCCCCGGCTTAATTGTAACCCGCGTAACGGGTCAGCCCGGTAACGAAAGCCTCAACCTGCAAATCAGGGGTGCAACCACCGCCAACGGCGACGTGCCACCACTCGTGATTTTGGACGGGGTAACGGTACCCAGCTCTACGCTCCTCAACATGAACCCCAACGACGTAGAAAGCATGAGTGTGCTAAAAGATGCTGCGGCCGCGGCTATTTATGGCGCACAGGCTGCGGGAGGGGTAATATTAGTAACGACCAAAAAAGGGAAAGCTGGTAAAGTAACTTTTGATTATTTGGGTCAATACGGTACCGAGTGGGCCATCAATGTTCCCGAACGATTGAGTTTATTGGACGAAGCCAATCTTGTAAATTTAGGTCAACTCAATGCGGGCGCGGGCCCAGAATACAATGCATTTGACTTAGAACAAATCCGCAACAACGTTCCGTACGTGGTCAACCCCGCCGATACCAACAACTATTTGTTTTATAATCAAGAGCCACTTACCGACCAACTTTTACGGAAATATACCTCCATGCGCACGCACAATATCACGGCGCGCGGCGGTACAGATAAGTTTAACTTCATGGTTTCGGGTGGATATTACGAAAAACAAGGCGTTTTCAAGGTCGGCCCCGACAACAACAAACGTTATAACCTGCGCGTCAACTTAGGCACTCAGTTGACCAAACACCTTTCGTTAGATACCCGAATTGCCTATACACTCGAACAAACACGCCAGTCCTCTTCAGGCGCCGACGGTGGTGGACTTTTGTACCAAGTGTATCGCCTACGTACCCGAACGCCTTTCTTTACGCCCGAGGGCCGCTACAACGGCGCAGGGTCGGCCGCGTCGGCCTATGCTGAGTTGGAATCGGGAGGATACAACAATCTCGACAAAAACTTCTTTGACGGAACTTTTACCCTCAAAGCCGCCGAAATCGTTAAAGGATTGACCCTTCGGGCCGTGGCAGGAACACAATTCCGTCCCCAAAATCGCAACACATTTTTCAGGACGGTTCCTTTGTGGGGCCGCAACAGCATTTCGCGCTACATAAATCAGGTAAACTCGTACCGCGTTACCCGTGATTTGACCAAAAATTTGAATTTACAGTTCTTGGCTGATTACAATTTCAAAATCGGCGACAAACACAGTTTCAGCGTATTAGGAGGCTATCAGTGGGAAGACTCCCGTTTTGAAAGTGTATTTACCCAAGCCAACAACCTTGTAAGCAACGACTTGCCTACGCTAAGCCTCGGTGACGACGCTACCAAAAGCAACAGCGAAACCATCCGTACGTACGCATTTCAATCAATTTTTGGTCGTTTCAACTACAATTTTAGCGACAAATATCTTTTTGAAGTGACCGTTCGTCAGGACGAAAGCTCAAAACTTGCACCCGGCCTGCGTACCCAAATTTTCCCTGCGGCATCGGTAGGTTGGAACGTTCATCGCGAAGCGTGGTTTGCCAACTCATTACGGTTTATCTCTGAGCTTAAACTGCGCGGCTCATGGGGCCGTTTGGGAGGTGCTTTGGGAAGTACCCTTGGTTTTTATGACTACCTAAACCAATTGTCGAGAAGCTCAAACCTTGTATTGGGCGATGCCCGGGCATCTTACATCGGACAAACGTTCATTCCGTCGGCGGCGCTTTCTTGGGAAACCATCGAAACCACCAACGGAGGTATTGACCTCGGATTTTTCCAAAATCGTTTGCAGGCCAACTTTGATTATTACGTCAAGTTCAACCGGAACATGCTCACCCCGCAGCAGCTTCCGGCCACCATCGGGATTGCCACCCCACGCAAAAACAACGGAGAGCTAAAATCATGGGGCTGGGAACTTGACCTGCGCTACCGCGACCGCATCGGCAAAGATTTCAACTATAATGTTTCGTTCAATCTTTCAGACAACCAAAACAAACTTATCAATTTCTCGGGCCGCCGGGTTATCAATGCGGGCTTCAACAGCCTCATTGAGGGCTACCCAATCAATACCCTTTGGGGCTACCAAACAGCGGGGTATTTCACCTCGGCCGATGAGGTCAAAGCCTCCCCATTCCAAGATAACCGTACAGGCCCAGGCGACGTAAAATACATAGACCGCAACGGCGACAACCGCCTAACGGTGGGCAAAGGAAACGTGGAAGATTTTGGTGATTTAGTGTATTTAGGCACCGACCAACCCCGTCTGTTGTTTGGCTCAACATTGGGATTTGACTGGAAAGGGTTTGACTTCATGGTCTTTTTCCAAGGAGTGGGCAAACGTCGCTTCCGCCCCAATACCGAGTCGATTGCCCCTCGTTTGGTGACTTGGAAACAGCCTTTGGCCATCCATGCCGACTACTGGACCCCCGAAAATCCTGATGCCCTTTATCCTCGTCCGTTTACGGGTGCTACGCACAACTACGTAGCCTCTGACAAGTGGATTTTGGACGGCAAATACATGCGTCTTAAAAATTTCCAAGTAGGTTACACCCTGCCAAGCACGTTGACTAAGCGCGTTAAAATTGAGCGTGCCCGCTTCTTCTTCTCAGGACAAGATTTATTTACAATTTCGGGCTTGGGAGCATTCCAAGGCTATTATGACCCCGAAACCCGCAACGGTGTCGAAAACGATTATCCGTTTTTTGCTACGGCATCAGTGGGTTTGAACGTCTCTTTCTAA